AAGCAGAACCCCAGCCGAGAACAGGTCGGCCGGGGCACCCCCTGATGTGACCCCTACCCAAATTCCGAACACCACGAGCGTCGGGGTGAGGAGCAGGTTCGCATGATCTCTTGGCCGTAGGGCAGCGAGCCGCGTGCCAAACGAGAGGTCCGAAGTCTTGCCTGCTGGACTCATGCCGTTGGCGTGTACGGTTGTCGGGGGCGAAGCGGCGGAGGACCAGTGTTGGGGCCGATTCACATAAACCTGCACTGAACAGACCGTTCCTATCCCCAACAGATGAGGCCGTAGGGGTTCAAATGTGGAACGAGCACGGAATGACGAGCGGGACACCGGTCGGCGACGCAGGGTCTGTAACAACTCCGCCCGTTCCGTCGTGAGGAGGATGTGTGCAACCACAAAAATTCCGCAGAAGCCATTCCCCTGGCGCACAGACGGATTATGCCGGTCTGCGGCCCGGCGTTCGAAGGTACGCTTCTTTACAAGCACCACTCCCCTTCCCCATGGATTCTGTGATTGGGATCACCGAAACGCAGGGCAGTTATCAGGAAGCGCTCCGGCGGATCGGGCAGCAGGATGAGGACGGCCAGACCATCGGCATCGTCTACGTCGGGAGCGGGATGTTTAGCTTCTTCCCGACGTTCTTCCGGGCCCTTGGCCTCCTGTTCGTCCTCTCGGTATACTTCATAAGCCAGCCGCTCGGCTTCCTGCCGGAGGGAGTGCACTGGACGATCGATGCGCTCCACGGGTGGGAGGTGGTGTCGCTCGGGACGTGGCTGACCGCCGTCGTGCTCTATCTGGTCTATTTTGGGTTCTCGCTGGTGAAAAACAACCTCTACACCGGCCAGCCCGGGGCCGAAATCCACTTCATGAAGCACGAGAAGATCGTCAAGACGCTTCAGCCGGGGGAGTGGAGCTTCGTGCTCGACCCGCGGGTCCAGCCCTACGCGGTGGTGTCCTCGAAGCTGATTGTGCTCGAGATGCCGGAGATTGCCGGAAACACCAGCGAGAACATCACTCAGAAGTATCGCGGGGCCATCCGCATGCGAGTCACCGACACGTACCGCCTCCTCGAACGGGGCGGGTTCGAGAAATTCCTGCGCCAGCTCCGAGAGGTGTACGAGAGCATCATCAAGGACGCGGTGCTCAAGATCAGTGCCCGGGAGTTCAACCAGTTTATGGTCGAATCGGTGGCGGTGCCGGAGATTGAGGGGGAGAGCGTCACGGAGCGCCTCGACAACCTGGAGTCGAGCAATCTTTCGGTGGAGTACCTGACGGGCGCCTCCCAGATCGAGGAGATCGACATTTCGCAGTTCGACCTCGAAGAGTCCGACGACCCGGACCGGCGCCAGATTCTTGATCGGTTGCAGCGGCTCGGCTCGGACTACGGCATCGAAATCATCGACCACATCCCCGTCGGCAACCTCACGAGCGGGGACTACCTGCGCACGCTGGCCCTGCCGCTCGTGTCGTCGATCACGCGGCTGCGCCAGGCCACCGAGACGCTGCGCGAAATTACCGAGGAGGAGATCGACGAAGAGATCCAGGCGAAGGTGGCCGAGCTCAAGCTGGCGGTGCGGGAGACCGATCAGGTCCTCCGTGAGATCAAGTCCATGCGCCAGACGCTCAACGATGAGGAGAACAAGGAGGCCATCATGCAGGCCCGGGAGGCCACCATCGAGAACGCGGCACAGGAGGAAATCGCCCCGGCCATCTCGCTCATCGAGTCGCTGCAGGCGCAGATTCGGGCGAAGGAGATGAGCACGATTGGGGCGATCGAGCGGTTCAATTCGGAATGGGAGCAGATTCTGGACGAGCTCGAAACCAAGCTGCCGGAGTACGTCCCGCAGGTCGAATCCGTGGTCGTGAGCGGAGTGAACGAGGACATCATTCCTGGGGAGGATGTGGTCCAGCGCGTGCTGGAGGACACCGGGACGCTCCAGCAGCTCGAACGCCTCGTCGAGGAGGCCGGCGACTCCTACACCGAGGCGGAGATCGAGGCCATCATCCAGGAGATCGAGGAGAAGGCCGAAGACGTGAACGTCAGTGAGATCATGAATCGCCTCCAGGCGGCCCTCGACACGATCTCGTCCGAGTCGGAAATTTCGACCGAGCGGTTCTCGCTGGACAATGTCGAGTCGCGGCTCGACAAGATCTCCAAGAATGTCGAGGCGTCGCTGCAGGAGGGATAGCGCCCCCTGCTGGTTCTCCGCGGATCACTTCCCGTTGGCATCGACAAAGCCTACACAGCCATGGAAAGCGTAAAAGACGCGGCCGGCGACATCGCAAACGAGGTGGGCGACAAGGCCTCCGACGAGCTCCAGGCCTCAATCGAGGAGGGACGGAGGCAAGTTCAGGGGGAGATTGAGGACAAGCTTGGGGCGATGGTCGGAATGGTGACCGACTCGGCCCGAGAGACCCTCAAGGAGCAATTTCGAGGGATTGACGAGGAGGAGGTGCTCAAGTTCGTCCCCGACCAGCGTCGATTTGCGGGCATTGGCCCCCTGCTCATGGGGCTCTTTCTGCTGGTCCTTCTGCCCTCGATCCTCAACGTCGTCGCGTACCTGTTCTTCCTCGGCGGGGGTCTCGCGTTCGTGGCCCGGTACCTCCTCAACGCCAAGGTGGACGTGCCGGAGGGCTATGAAGGGGTGCTGTGCCGATTCGGCGAGCCATACGAGAATACGGAAACCCGCAACGGACGCAACTGGCTGTTTCGATTTTCCGACTACATCCCCTACCTCGTCTCGAAGCGGGACCAGGTGGTGGACATGCACAATGCGAACTTTACCGCCGACTACGCGAGTATCGGCATCTCCAGCCAGATCGTCTTCCAGGTGGTCGACTCAAAGAAGTTCATCGCGAACACGACCCCGGCGGGCATCATGAAGAGCCTGAACCTCTACGCGTCGTACATCGCGCTGCGCATCATCACGTCCGTGGAGGATGCCCGGGTGAAATTCAGCGGGCGCGACTCGCTCGACAACATTGTGGCGGCGCTGAACGACCACCTCTCAGACGACTTCGGCATCGAGGTGACGAACGTGAGCATGCCCTCGGCCAACAATCAGATCCTGGAGGACCTCGAAGGGATCCGCACGCTCCTCAAGGAGATCGACGCCATGAAGGAGAAGCGGCAGGTGCGGCTCGAGTCGGCCGTGAAGGCGGTGGAGTCCGAGCTCCGCACGAAGCGGAAGCAGGCTCGTCGCCTGACCCCGGAGCTACAACAGGCCAAGATCTCGCTGGACACCGACATCACCGAGCTCGTCAACGAGAAGCGCCAGGAAGTGCTCATCGGGGCGCGGCGGAAGCTGGAGGAGGGCGCGTCGGAGCTGGACCGGGACTTGGCCAACTTCCGGGCGCGGCTCAAGAAGGCCATCTCGCTACAGAACTCCCTCGAGGCGCTCAAGCGCAACTTCGAGCTCCGGACGTCGAAGCTCAAGCGCCGGGCCTTTAACCTCATCGGGCCGGATCAGGTAACGGTGCTCGGGGTGTCCGGTATTGGCACCGGCGTGGGGTTGGGCATGAGCAAGGATGTCGTCAAGAAGATTCTGAGCAACGGGTCCGGCCCGCTCGTCGAGCAGGACCAACCGACGCAGGCGGCAGAGTGACCTGGCAACTGATACGAGGCGCCCTAGGGAGATGCCGGCACTTCACGCGCCGGATCGTCGCGGGGACCGGGGCCCATCACACATCAAAAGACGCCCAGATTCGCGGCGTAGTCCGTTGCGTCATCGGCGGCGACAGCCACGAGCTCTTCCGACAGGGACGTTTCGGCGGTCGGCAGGCCCTCCGGGAGCGTGAGCGATTCACCAGTCAGGTCCTGCTGGGCCAGTGCGCTCCCCACCCGAACGGTCACCGCCACCGTCTGAGGCCGGCCCGTCGAGGGCCCTGACAGGTCGATGGCCCCGCGCAGCACCGAGCAGATGCGGTCGGAGAGGCTCCAGTGTTCGCCGGCGCGGTGGGCGAGACTGCGATGGCTCTCCCCGAAGAGGTGCCGTTCATCCTCCACCTCGGGAAGGGGGCTGTCCCGTTCATCGAACAGGGGGGCATACTGGTCCGGAGCGGAGTACAGAAGCACGAGGCGGCCCATCACGTGGAGGAGCCCCACCGAGAAGGCCAGGCGCACCCAGTCGCCGGCCAGGTCGAGTTGACGGGTTAGCTGTTGGGTAAACCGGCCGGTGAAGATGGAGGCATGCATGATGCGGTCGAGAAGGCCGGTGTGGTTTGTGAGCTGCTCCCGCATCTTGTTGGCGCCTTCGAGAACGACGATCGACGTCACTTCGACGAAGCCAAGGAGGCGCACCGCCTGCTCGACGCTCTCGACCTCGTGTCGCAGCCCGTAGTATGCGGAGTTTGCCCGCCGAAGGACGTTGAGGGACGTAGACGGACACTGCTTAACAATCTCGATCAACTTCTCGGGGGCGGTCTGTCCAGACCCGACTAATTCCTCAACCTCCTCGATCGTGGAGGGAAGTGTAGGGAATGAAACCTCCAGCATTTCGGTCTCCACGGCGTGTCTGCTCATGGTTGGGAGGAAGGGAAGGGTGATGTGAGGAACGTGGGGGCAGCTGTGTCCGGCTTCAGTGCGTCGTGGTCCTCTGGTGGTCCCCGCGCGGGTCAACGGGCTCTCCGGTGTGGTCAACGGGGCCGTCTTTGCAGTCTCGAGTGCCAGAGGCGGTCGTCGGAAGCCGGACGAGGAATCGGCTGCCCGCGTCCGGTTCCGTCTGTACCGTAATCGACCCGCCCATCTGCTCGGTCGCCTCTCTTGTCACCGCGAGTCCGACCCCGGCGCCCTCGTACTCGCGTCCCAGGCCTGTGGAGGCCTGTCGGAACGGTTCGAAGAGCTGATCGACCGTCGCCGGCTCCATTCCGGCGCCGTTGTCCTTTACCTCCAACACGGCCCACTCCGGCTCCAGACGGGTCCGCACCCACACGGTGCCCCCGTCTGCGGTATACTTAATCGCGTTGTCCAGTAGGTTCTGCACCACGACCTGCACCCCATTCTTGTTAGCGTGCGCCTGCACACTGGTGGCCTCCAGTCGAAGATCGATCTCTCTTTCCTGCGCGTTGGCTTGACACTCCTCGACGGCTCGGCGGGACTGCTCGGCGAGGTCGACCGTTTCGGGGTCGAGCTCCATTTGGCCCGCCTCCAGCTGCGAGAGGTCCAGCATGTCCTCAAAGGTCTCGAGCAGGCGCTTTCCGCTCTGTTCAATCAGGTCGGCGTAGCCGGTCAATGGAAGATTTTCGGGCAGATCCATTTCACTGGCATTCGTCCCGATCGCCTCGGCGAACCCGATGATTGCGGTCAGGGGCGTGCGGATTTCGTGGTTCATGTTGGCCAACAGGGCAGACTTCAGGCGATCGGCCTCTTCGGCCTCCTCCTCGGCCCGCCGAAGGGCCTGCTTCCGATGCTCCTGCTCGGTGACGTCCTCGAGGTGAAAGACAGACTCGCAAATCGTCCCGTCGGCCCCTCGCACCGGCGCGCCGCTTACCGAAAGCACACGCGGGGTGCCGTCCGGCCGCTCCACCGAGCACTCCAGATTGCGCACCACGCGTGTCGCTCGAAGGATCTGCGAAAGAGAGCGGCTTTCAGTCGCCGTCATATCTCCCTTGTCTCCGGAAGACGTTCCCGGTGAGGAATCAGGCGGACGGCTGAGGATCTCCTCTACATCGGTGCCGAGAATTTCTTCGGCCCGGCCGTTCGCGTCGATGGCCGTTCCGTTCCCGTCGATCCGAACAACCGCGTGGGGGCTTGTCTCCACGAGGCGGTTCAGGCGGTCGCGCTGCTCGTGGAGGGTTTGTGTTTGGGTCCGGAGGCGACCGCGCACCGACAGGGCCCACCGTACAGCCACCCCCTCGGCGATGGCCGTGACGGCCACGGCCCCGAACAGGGCCCAAGGACTCGTCTGAGGAGAGGTGGTCCAAATCAGAGCGCCCCCAATAAACAGCGCACCCGCGGCGAGAAACGATAAGACCGGTCGCATCGATGTGCTCCCAAGCACCACGACTCCCCCGAAGACGGCGTAGACGATCAGGACGCCCACCGCGTACTCGCCGGCGAACCCGTTGAGCGCAGCGAGGGCCACGGCCCATCCCATGATGGCGTAGAGGCCACCCCGTGTGATCGCTACGTGGCGACGACGAACCGTTTCGGACACGTAGGTGGCCCCGATGAGGGCCACGAGCAGTCCCGCTACGCCGGAGTGAATCCGGCCCACCCAGACAGGAGCGTCGGCGCCGTACAAGGGGGCGTAGAACGACACCAGAACGGCCCCTAATCCCAGTAGACACAGGAAGCGGGCGATCCGAACGTGGTCGTGGTCATCGACAAGAAGCGGCTCGCCGTCCATGCGAGACAAGAAGAAAAGTCTCAGTTCAGGTGCGTCGTGCAGCACCGGATGATACAGGCCTTTGTGCCCACCACGGGATGATCGGAAGCGGGTGCTCCGTACCTCTGCGCCCCGAAAGTCTTCGCGTCCACCGGACCGTAATAATCGGCTCAGCTGGGGAAGCATTAAATGCCTGAATTTGAAAAATACATTATGCGACGCGCTCTCCGACTGAGCGGCCTCGTTTTCAATATTCGACGACTACGGCTCCAGTGTGTGAAGCGAGTATGCGAAGTTCTGTTTGTCGAGAGAGGCACGAGGCGGGGGAGTAGGAGAAAGCTGTTTGTGATACCACACGGGTGAACCCCAACACAGGAAGCAGGATGCCGGGAGCAAATGAGTGCCTGGAGAACGCCGGGGTGAGAAAAACAAAGTCTGTCCCAGTACCACGGCGCGTCCACGTCGTAAAATTACCGGGGGTTGGTAGCTGTGAAAGCCCCTCCTGCGGCACTAAACGCCCAATGCCAGAGGCCCCTGAGGTAGAAAGTTTAACGGGGCTTGTGACGAGCCCTATCGAGTTTGACGAGTCCGATACGGATCAGCTTTTAGAGCAAGTACGGCGCTTTTATTGCTCCATAAACACGTACATTTGTTGTAGCGGACTCCCCTGTACAGCAATTCGATCATGATCGGAAGCCTGATTGAGGCATCCACACCCCTGACGTACTCCGGCTATCTTGTTGCCTTCGTTCTCGCAACCGCTGCCTGCTTGGGCGCTGCCTGGCGCGCCCAGTCGATCCCCTCCCCGGAGACGCGGCGGGCCCTGACGTGGTTCTTTCTCGGGAGTGCCGGCTGGGCCGGGGCCTACGTTGGTTTTCTGCTCGCCGGCTCGGCGCTGGGAAAGCACCTCTTCTACCAGGCGAGCCTGATTGTCGGCTTCGCCACCGTCTTCGCCTGGCTCTGGTTCTGCTCCGCCTACAGCGGGCGGCAGCTCCACCGCAACCGAACGGTCCAACAGTTTGCGGCCGTCGTGTACGTGGCCGTGACGGCCCTGAAGGTCACGAACCCGCTGCACGGCCTGTACTACGGGCTGGAACCGGCCGGAGGGGCCTTCGGCCTGGTCGTGACCCACGAGACGCTCTACTGGGTCGTGATGTCGGTGGCCTACGCCCTGTCGGCGGCCGGCTACCTGATGATCTTCGAGCTGTTTCTGAAGGCGGAGGCCCGGACCTGGCCGCTGGGGGTGCTCACCGGGCTGACGGCCCTGCCGGCGGCGTTCAACGTGATCGGTCACGTCGAGCCAGCGCTGCTGGACATTACCCACGAGCCGCTGGGGGTGGCGGTGTTTGCGGTGGGGCTCCTGTTTGCCTACGAGACGCAGTTCAGCGTCGTGCAGTTGACCGGGAACGTGGAGGACCCGAACCTGACGATCGGGAGCGACGGCCGGATCCGCGGGTTCGGGGGCGGGCTGGAGGAGATTGTGCCTGTGCTTGGAAAGGAAGCGCCTGACGAGGAAGCCCTTGAAAAGGAAGCGCTCGGGGAGCCGCTGGCGGAGGTGCTTCCGGGGCTGGCGGAGACGATCGAGGAGGGACGGGAGGTGTGGAAGGCTGGCTTTGACGAGGGGGAGGAGAAGTCGTGTCGGGACTCTCGGGACGAGGCAGCCCCTCGCCCGAGAGAGAGTGCCCAGCCGGAGGCGGATTGCCAGTACTTCCAGGTGGTACAGGCCGGTTTGAGTAGGGTGGGGAAGACCCAAACAGTGATCCTGTCGGACATCACCGACAGGAAGCGGCGGGAGCAGGAGCTACGGGAGAGCGAGCGGCGCTTTCAGGCGATGCTGAACGATCCGAACATCCTCGCGGGTGTGCTTTCGCCGGATGGCACATTTCAGAAAGTCAACGACACGGCCCTGGAGTATATCGAGGCCACTCGGGAGGACATTCTCGGTCAGCCCTTCTGGGACACACCCTGGTGGGAGACGGATGACAAGCCGGCCGTCCAGGAGAAGGTGAAGAGCGCGGCTGAGGGGGAGTACGTGAGCTTCGAGGCCGAGCACGTGACGCCTGATGGGGACGCACGAACCGTTACTGGATTCATTCGCCCGGCCACCAACGAGAATGGGAACGTCGTCTCCCTCTTTGTTTCGGCCCGAGACATCACCGAGCGGAAGCGGAAGGCCCGGCGGCTCAAGGAGGCGAAAGAGCAGGCCGAGTTTGCGAAGCTGGAGGCGGAGGAGGCTAGCCGAATGAAATCCGCGATGCTCGCGAACATGAGCCACGAGATCCGGACGCCGCTGACCGGGATTATTGGGTTCGCCGAAGCGATCGGGGATGAGATCGAGGGGGACGACGGAGTCGCTCACTTCGCAGGCCTTATTGAAGACAGTGGGCGGCGGCTGCTGGACACCCTGGATGCCGTGCTCAACCTCTCGAAACTGGAGGCCGGACAGATGACCCTGGAGTCCCAACCGGTCGATTTAGCGAACCAGGCCCGCCAGGTCGCCAGGGAGTTCGCGGCGGAGGCGGAAGAAAGCGGGCTCACGCTTGAGGTCGAGGCCGAGGAGGTGGGGGCCCGGGCCGACGAGGGCGGGCTGAAGATCGTGCTACAGAACCTCCTGTCCAACGCAATCAAGTATACCGAAGAGGGAACGGTCCGGGTGCGGACCTACCGAGAAGACGAGACGGCCGTACTGCAGATCGAGGATACCGGAATTGGAATGGACCCGGAGGTGGCCGAGTCACTGTTCGAGCCGTTCCGGCAGGGGTCTGAGGGGCTGTCCCGCGAGTACGAGGGAACCGGCATCGGACTGGCGGTGACAAAGAAAGCGACCGAGCAGATGGGGGGGGCGATCGATGTGGAAACGGCGAAGGGGGAGGGGAGCACGTTCACCGCCCGGCTGCCAGCGGCGGATAGAAAGAACAGGCGCCCGATAACGGACTCAGAAGAAAAGAGATCGCTTCGGCCGAACCGAGTCGGTGGATAAGACCCCCGGTCCAAGGGCCGTCTGTGGTCGTCGCACATCGACAACCCGAGGTGCGCGTTTCGGGCAAGGCACGCCCGACACATTCGTTTAGGCAACGAAGCCCCGCGTCTCCTTCATCCCACAGGGTATTTCGAGATCGTTCTATATATAAATGCGGAGGCAAACGGGACACCTCCGGCTTAAAAAGTCAGATATCACGTCCGATAAACCAAAATGGAAGGATACATTGATCTGTCGCGGAGCCTAGCGGCAGGCTTATGGAGGGAAGTGCCCATTACAAGCTTTACTGAGAAAATCGCCCACAGAGAAGATTCCTTTGCGAGAAGAGCTTCTCTTCTGGGAGGAAGCCCCAAACGTTCTGTCTGGACTCAGAGATGTGCATCCCTATGGACCCGATCACGGCCGTCTACATCATTGGAACCCTCGGAATGCTCGTTGGAATTCCCCCTGCGTTGTCGCTTGTCGGCGACGAGGTGGGACTCGACTTCGACTACGTTTGGGCTATACCCGGAATCGCTGCTCTGATGTATTCGCTTATGATATTCGACATCGGGTCGGTGCAATTTCAGGGGTACCACGTTCCTCTCCCCCGGTACATTGACTGGGCCCTCACCACGCCGCTTCTCGTGGGGTATACCGCCTACGTTGCCGGGGCCAGTCGAAGCATGATTGCCGGCACCGCCCTGGCCGACTTCATGATGATTGTGTTTGGGATGGGGGCTGTTGCGTTCGCGTCCACGGCCCAGTGGGTGTTCTTCGGGCTGTCCTCGCTCTGTCACGTGACCCTTCTCGCCTGCCTGTACGGGCCGGTGCGCAACTCGGCCTTTGGAGAACCGCCCTCCCACCGGCGGCTCGCGCGGCTTCTGCTAAACTACGTCGGGATGCTCTGGCTCGCATACCCGCTGGTGTGGCTGTTCGGGCCGGGACTGCAGTGGGTCGACGCAACAGGAATTGCGGTGATCATCAGCTACCTAGACGTCACCGCGAAAGTGCCTTTCGTCTACTTCATCTACCGGGCGCGGAAGAACTTCGTCAAGGTGACGGACGATGCCTCCGAGTCCGCATCTGTCCAGAGAGACGTTGCGACGGTCCCGTCTGCCGCCTAAATGCCGCGCTCTTGTTTTCTGCGTCTCCTCATTGCTCTGGATCCCAACGCCCTGATCTGCTATGAAACGCTTTCTGACGAAGTACATCTTCTGGTACTTGCTCACCGGTATCATGATCGTGACGACAGTCCTCGTCACACAGAGTCCCTTCGCGAGTGGTCTGGCAACATTTGTCGGCTTCCTCACGATCGGGTCCATCACGGGGACGATCACCATCACCACCCTCACGGACCTGCGCTACGTCACCTCGAAGCTTGCGGACGGGACCCTCGACAAGTCCATCCGCACCGGGCGCAGCGACGAGTTCGGCGATGTGTACCGGGCCGTTGACGACCTTCGGCAGTCTCTGCGCACCCGCATTGAGGAGGTTGAGAAGCGAAAGGCAGAGGCCGAAGAGACGAAGCGTGAGGCAGAGTCCCTTGCCAACAAGCGAGAGAATGAAAAAGAGGCCCTCTCCGAAGAGGTCGACCGCATGGTGGAGGCCATGGACCGCTTTGTCAGAGGAGACCTGACGGTCCAAATTGACGCCGAGACGGAGGACAGAGAGCTCGCGTCGAAGATGGAGGCCTCACAGGCCGAAGAGATCGGGCGGCTGCAGAGGAAGTTCAACCAGTCCGTCCAGAACATCCAGCAGGTCTTTCATCGTCTGTCCGGGGCGGTCGAGAAGACCGACGCGGTTGCCAACCAGCTTGCAAGCTCGGCCGACCAGCTCAACGCCGGGGTGCAGAAGCAGGCCCAGCAGGCCGATGAGGCCGCCGCCGCCATGGAGCAAATGGCCCGTACGATTGACGGCAACGCGGAAAACGCGACCGAGACGGCGAAGGCCGCCCGCAAGAATGGGGAGTTGGCCGAGGAGAACGGAGACGTGGTGCTGAAGGCGGTCAGCAAGATGGAAGAGATCGGGGATGTCGTGAAGCGTTCTGCCGAAACCGTCAGCGGACTGAAGGAGTCGAGCGAGGAGATCGGAAAGATCGTGGCGACGATCGACGAGATTGCCGATCAGACCAATCTGCTCGCCCTAAACGCAGCCATCGAGGCGGCCCGTGCGGGGGGCGAAGGCTCCGGAAAGACGGGCCAGGGATTCGCCGTCGTGGCCGAAGAGGTCCGCGAGCTGGCCGAGCGAACGTCAAAGGCCACCGACGAAATCGAGCAGATGGTCTCGTCCGTACAGGAGGACACCAGTGAGGCGGTGGGCGCCATCGAGCAGGGACAGGCTGAGGTGGACGCCGGAATTGAATTGGCTGGACAGGCGGCCGATGCCTTCGAGGAGATTGTCGACAGCACCGGAGGTATCACCGATCGGGTCGATAGCATCGCCACCGCGACCGAAGAGCAGGCCGCAACGGGAGACCAGATTTCCGAAAGCGTACAGTCGATCTCAGAGGTGTCTGACGAGTCGGCACGGGGCATTGAGGAGGTCGTGCAGGCGGCCTCCGAGCTGGAAGAGCTCACGGGCAGCCTCCGCGGGCTGGTCGAAGAATTTCACGTTGGCAGTCGGGGCGCCAACGGCCGTGCGGAAAGCCCACAGGTTTCTTCCAACGACACGGAGGGGAGCTTCGAGAGCACCACCGGAGA
This window of the Salinibacter grassmerensis genome carries:
- a CDS encoding SPFH domain-containing protein produces the protein MESVKDAAGDIANEVGDKASDELQASIEEGRRQVQGEIEDKLGAMVGMVTDSARETLKEQFRGIDEEEVLKFVPDQRRFAGIGPLLMGLFLLVLLPSILNVVAYLFFLGGGLAFVARYLLNAKVDVPEGYEGVLCRFGEPYENTETRNGRNWLFRFSDYIPYLVSKRDQVVDMHNANFTADYASIGISSQIVFQVVDSKKFIANTTPAGIMKSLNLYASYIALRIITSVEDARVKFSGRDSLDNIVAALNDHLSDDFGIEVTNVSMPSANNQILEDLEGIRTLLKEIDAMKEKRQVRLESAVKAVESELRTKRKQARRLTPELQQAKISLDTDITELVNEKRQEVLIGARRKLEEGASELDRDLANFRARLKKAISLQNSLEALKRNFELRTSKLKRRAFNLIGPDQVTVLGVSGIGTGVGLGMSKDVVKKILSNGSGPLVEQDQPTQAAE
- a CDS encoding HDOD domain-containing protein — translated: MSRHAVETEMLEVSFPTLPSTIEEVEELVGSGQTAPEKLIEIVKQCPSTSLNVLRRANSAYYGLRHEVESVEQAVRLLGFVEVTSIVVLEGANKMREQLTNHTGLLDRIMHASIFTGRFTQQLTRQLDLAGDWVRLAFSVGLLHVMGRLVLLYSAPDQYAPLFDERDSPLPEVEDERHLFGESHRSLAHRAGEHWSLSDRICSVLRGAIDLSGPSTGRPQTVAVTVRVGSALAQQDLTGESLTLPEGLPTAETSLSEELVAVAADDATDYAANLGVF
- a CDS encoding sensor histidine kinase; translated protein: MDGEPLLVDDHDHVRIARFLCLLGLGAVLVSFYAPLYGADAPVWVGRIHSGVAGLLVALIGATYVSETVRRRHVAITRGGLYAIMGWAVALAALNGFAGEYAVGVLIVYAVFGGVVVLGSTSMRPVLSFLAAGALFIGGALIWTTSPQTSPWALFGAVAVTAIAEGVAVRWALSVRGRLRTQTQTLHEQRDRLNRLVETSPHAVVRIDGNGTAIDANGRAEEILGTDVEEILSRPPDSSPGTSSGDKGDMTATESRSLSQILRATRVVRNLECSVERPDGTPRVLSVSGAPVRGADGTICESVFHLEDVTEQEHRKQALRRAEEEAEEADRLKSALLANMNHEIRTPLTAIIGFAEAIGTNASEMDLPENLPLTGYADLIEQSGKRLLETFEDMLDLSQLEAGQMELDPETVDLAEQSRRAVEECQANAQEREIDLRLEATSVQAHANKNGVQVVVQNLLDNAIKYTADGGTVWVRTRLEPEWAVLEVKDNGAGMEPATVDQLFEPFRQASTGLGREYEGAGVGLAVTREATEQMGGSITVQTEPDAGSRFLVRLPTTASGTRDCKDGPVDHTGEPVDPRGDHQRTTTH
- a CDS encoding ATP-binding protein — protein: MIGSLIEASTPLTYSGYLVAFVLATAACLGAAWRAQSIPSPETRRALTWFFLGSAGWAGAYVGFLLAGSALGKHLFYQASLIVGFATVFAWLWFCSAYSGRQLHRNRTVQQFAAVVYVAVTALKVTNPLHGLYYGLEPAGGAFGLVVTHETLYWVVMSVAYALSAAGYLMIFELFLKAEARTWPLGVLTGLTALPAAFNVIGHVEPALLDITHEPLGVAVFAVGLLFAYETQFSVVQLTGNVEDPNLTIGSDGRIRGFGGGLEEIVPVLGKEAPDEEALEKEALGEPLAEVLPGLAETIEEGREVWKAGFDEGEEKSCRDSRDEAAPRPRESAQPEADCQYFQVVQAGLSRVGKTQTVILSDITDRKRREQELRESERRFQAMLNDPNILAGVLSPDGTFQKVNDTALEYIEATREDILGQPFWDTPWWETDDKPAVQEKVKSAAEGEYVSFEAEHVTPDGDARTVTGFIRPATNENGNVVSLFVSARDITERKRKARRLKEAKEQAEFAKLEAEEASRMKSAMLANMSHEIRTPLTGIIGFAEAIGDEIEGDDGVAHFAGLIEDSGRRLLDTLDAVLNLSKLEAGQMTLESQPVDLANQARQVAREFAAEAEESGLTLEVEAEEVGARADEGGLKIVLQNLLSNAIKYTEEGTVRVRTYREDETAVLQIEDTGIGMDPEVAESLFEPFRQGSEGLSREYEGTGIGLAVTKKATEQMGGAIDVETAKGEGSTFTARLPAADRKNRRPITDSEEKRSLRPNRVGG
- a CDS encoding bacteriorhodopsin translates to MDPITAVYIIGTLGMLVGIPPALSLVGDEVGLDFDYVWAIPGIAALMYSLMIFDIGSVQFQGYHVPLPRYIDWALTTPLLVGYTAYVAGASRSMIAGTALADFMMIVFGMGAVAFASTAQWVFFGLSSLCHVTLLACLYGPVRNSAFGEPPSHRRLARLLLNYVGMLWLAYPLVWLFGPGLQWVDATGIAVIISYLDVTAKVPFVYFIYRARKNFVKVTDDASESASVQRDVATVPSAA
- a CDS encoding methyl-accepting chemotaxis protein, which translates into the protein MKRFLTKYIFWYLLTGIMIVTTVLVTQSPFASGLATFVGFLTIGSITGTITITTLTDLRYVTSKLADGTLDKSIRTGRSDEFGDVYRAVDDLRQSLRTRIEEVEKRKAEAEETKREAESLANKRENEKEALSEEVDRMVEAMDRFVRGDLTVQIDAETEDRELASKMEASQAEEIGRLQRKFNQSVQNIQQVFHRLSGAVEKTDAVANQLASSADQLNAGVQKQAQQADEAAAAMEQMARTIDGNAENATETAKAARKNGELAEENGDVVLKAVSKMEEIGDVVKRSAETVSGLKESSEEIGKIVATIDEIADQTNLLALNAAIEAARAGGEGSGKTGQGFAVVAEEVRELAERTSKATDEIEQMVSSVQEDTSEAVGAIEQGQAEVDAGIELAGQAADAFEEIVDSTGGITDRVDSIATATEEQAATGDQISESVQSISEVSDESARGIEEVVQAASELEELTGSLRGLVEEFHVGSRGANGRAESPQVSSNDTEGSFESTTGDGAAGRTEAPEIGA